In the Vanessa atalanta chromosome 24, ilVanAtal1.2, whole genome shotgun sequence genome, GGAGCGTTTTATAGTGatacactatttattattataattttggttGTGGATCCTTCTTTAGTTCTATGTtcaatgtattgaaataaagtGTTATTTACTGGTGGTGGTTTTTCTTATTTAGTGTACCATTTTTAGGTCTtcctgtacattattttaaataatttactcatTAACCAaagtatctttaatattattttctagattaagtttactataatatattttaataataattattactaatattattgacagattgaaattaaaacttGTGATTAATTCTTCTCTTCTTTTTATTGCTTAAAGTATTTTCACATGTCCTATTTCTATTTACAGCACGTCTCGTTGAATAGGAGAATCCGAGCGACTTCGCAGGTATTGATAATGtcatcttattattaaatttacttaaaacaataacgCTTAAGCATTTCACagctatatttaaactttaaatattaattgttcttaaattttacttgtttaatatttattgatttcatagaatgttgaactaaatatattaaaattttatattttattattcaactaACCTGTTCAAAGAGTGACACTCTTAGCATACCGCTTAGTTTCCactctaaaaatttaaatataatatgaatccaattattagaaatatcaGAAAAAAACAGTGAAATTCAAATGAATCAAAAGggctgttttttaaatatattggagAGCTTAGTAAAGCTTAACTTTAAATGGTCGACCTCGATTTCATATACATAGAAAGTCGGCCATCTggttcatttgtatttttatatgtatataatgaccGGACTAAGTGCAATGTCAAAAAATCTAGAAAATATGTCCCAACAAAAGCTGCACAAACCAGATATAACGCGTTTGGTGTTCAGTAGGGGACGCAGAAGGCTTGCCAGCCAGGTCAAGAGTTCAGGATGGACTGCAACAAGTGCCTTTGTAACAACGAGGGACAGGACTACTCCTGCACGCGTATTGACTGTTTGGCCTTGAACAGCAACGGCAATTCTGGTGTTAGAACTAAGAGaggtaagattaaaaaatacgtcAAAGACAACGAATCAATTGAACCACGTAGTGAGGATGGTGATCCATTAATTCTCAACGGATTCAATTGTGAAAGAGTTAATTTTATAGTAGTCAAGCATGTTTGCAGACACACATTCATCGTTTATTCTCCCAATCTTGCCAACAAATGAGACTGAAGAGAACTTCGGACTATCACATTTACGTGCTTCCATGGCATGGGTTAAATATTGACTTCCAAACTTTTAGCTTAGACGATTTCTTGAAGAAATAGGGTgtgtgaataattaataatgaaagcaTTAAAAGGAAAATTTCACTTACTGcagtttgattataaaatatttagtattcaaAGCAATTAAAGTTACATTCTGATAAGAATTACCCTTTTTAGCATTTATGTTTGTAACCTAGATATGGCTCTTAATCTAGTACAGTCGGTAGTTCTAATTTAAGTGATTTTCAGAAGCGACAACGAATGTAAAGACGGAATGCGAGCCGGGAAGTGTATTTAATCAAGGCTGCAACCTGTGCCGTTGCACGGACGATGGAAATCACGCGACCTGTGCACTAAAACGATGCAAAGAGGACGCCAATGAAACCGACAAGAATTTACCGGGTATACattaatacgttttttaaatCAGAAATATAAGAAGTCTATGGGATAGACTTATATTGTTTcccagaataataattttaatttttctattattaaattaaatttttgctaCTTagcgaataaatatataaatataaatattggacaacatcacatacattactctgatcccaatgtaagtagttaaagcacttgtgtctatggaaaatcagaagtaacaacggtaccataaacaccagacccaagacaacttaGAAAacgaattaactttttctacaacgaatcggccgggaatcgaaaccgGGACTTCGGAGtcgcgtacccatgaaaaccggtgtacacgaccacggaggtcgtcaaatgttTTATCATTCACGGACAATGTTGGAGATTGCAATGTAATTCCTTAATTCAAATAAGATCTTccacataatttaaaaaccacAACAGCCcagaaatattaaatagcatattttaataatatggtgACCTCTCTTGCAGAATCCGACCCAAGTTTCCGTTGCAACCCTGGCGAGCAGTACAAACGCGACTGCAACGACTGCACTTGCTCAGCCGACGGCAAAAGCGTTTTCTGCACACTTCGATTCTGCGACCAGGACTTAGCGCCTACAATATAATCGCAAACAATCAACCCAAACCCAATCTTAGTGTCCCGACAGCTAAAATAGTTCATACTGAATTTTAgccatacaaaaaaatatacggtTGAAATGTTCATAACAAGAAATCCATTAcagtatttaaatgaaaataagaattaaatttgactctgaacaataaaattataaattttattgtatttcgatttttgaatttcaaaaggCCTTCGTTAAATCCTTAATTTCATAAGTGTTTAGTTCTAACACAGTTTTGATGTTCTTGTGATTTAAATGAGCTCGGTAAAGTTTTTGAAACGTATCAAAGTGATCTTAGGACATATGATCATTGACGGCTTTTGCATTTTGTTTAAGGGATGAGTTAAACAGtgctttgtcttcttctttcgactGTGAAATCCACGATGACAGAAAGAGACGAATCAGTGTTTAACTAAACGCCCGCAACACGATGTTCGCTTGTAGAGCCGTaaagttttaaagtatttaattcgttcacttaatttagttttcataagtatgttttcttatattatataataagttcagCTAGTTTTGCATTTCAGTAAACACGTAAATATCattattgtcatttaaataattaaatctttttatagtATCAACtgtttctttttcattttattattattccaagTGTGATAATTATTCTAGTACTTCACATACGATCACAATTACAGAAATATTGACATGTTCGACATGTTTCCTGCAGGTTTGCGAGTGCAAAATAATACtgcatgtaaaatattaaaacgatacATTTTTAACAGTGTTGTATTTAGGTAAGATTTAGTGTAAGATTTAAACGGCTCTTTAGGAATTGCCATCggtaattttcatttcatcagTAACTGTTATATTGTCTTCGTGTTTTATTCGATGTCATGGTAGTCGTAGAACGAAAatgatataaaacctttttttattgattttattacaaaaatcagAACTCgtgtcaaattattaatatttaaattacgaagtGCAATATTGTTCGATGTCACAGAATCTGAGATCTGGAATTATTTTTGGACTACGaagattttattctaaattatattgattaacactatagtaatttaaaattacttcttCCACGGTTTCCATAGCAAccgattataatatttcatgcaaGCCATGTTTAGTATTGTGAGCGTAATGTTCTTGGTTATTTATCATAGGTAGCGAATTATTTTCGGCTTAAAGTAGCTTTTATACTTTAACGTACTCATGTATTAgacaatatactttatatgtGTGAATTTAATCACGAAACGAATAAAGagttttgattttatgttttgttttattatcccTATTAATACCTTCGgtgttttcttttgttaattGGTTCACAAccatagtaataataataacagtagaTTGTAGATGAGTATTTGACaagtaataatacaatttttatttgatataagaaAGTTAAACTCAAAGTTTTATGTCAAGGAAAATGTAGAATGAGATTTGattcattttactttaaaattaaatgtatttgttgtgTAGACTTAGGGGAAAATGTCGCCGCTTTACAGCTGTCCACTGTCGCAGAGACGAGGGAGTTTCTCTGTCCTTTAGTAAATTAGAGGTCTGTATATGTGGGCCCACcaatcaaaaacaaatgaaagacaaaatagactttattcaagtaggcttttatcaacattttacagaactatattaagtaatgcTACCACCGTTATCAAACGCGGATTTAACACACATAACCCCCAAGaagctttttttatcatctatataatcttgtttatcatctaaataatcttgtgttgaataatatgctttatttattaatgttttttataatattattattgaattgacaaagataaaatttatctGTGCAGTTGTATCATAgaaccttgccccaagaaggatttattaacattgcggagtcggaaacttggcattataagcttatccttacgtctGGTGCTCATACAATGTTTATCACTGATACCGAACAGCTCTTTACcgttaccccaaagtaatatgccatataacataatactatgaaaataaccaaaatataatagACTTCAAATATCAACAAATTAGTCTTATCGTTAACATGAAATTTTGTAGTCATTGTTTAGTAGACATCGTTAAATTGATTGATCCAATAAAATTAGCGTATCAAATCTAATTTTAAGAGCAATTATTTTGGGTGATGTTGATTAATAAATGTGAATCATGCGTTGGATATTGATAGCAATATccatttttcttttacatttatgGAAAGTAGGGACTTTACTAAGTgagtattattatgatttttctaAAATAGGATTCCATCATTATTGTTTCGTTTGATATATCATCGACAAACAACGTAAATCATTAATATCATTTAGATAGACTTTATGtacatcaaaaacaaaaaaggaaTCAAAATTAATCCCTGAGGAACGCCCGCTCATTGTTAGCACATACATAGAAGACATTATTTCATTGAGTTAGTTAGGCATTTACGTCACCGATTGAAGTGTTGCTTACACAATATCAAAAAGACATCGCGTATATAATACCTTCCTCACACGCGCCACTCAAGCcacattttgttaataaattgggGATGgggtaaatttcaaatttttttgtaactttaaacTTAGAATTTGTGTGTACGCTCAAGACAATGTGGTGCATTttcccttttttattttcaacgaatgttataaaaaatatcttatgtaGTATTATCATCACAGCTTAAAATTTTGTTCTTGATTAGTTGTCGACCTCAGCTAGCCATAAAAACgtaccctatgtccttccttagagttTTGGCTTAATTCATatagaattttatcaaattcttaaactaaaaattaattactaaacaatACCCCTAAAAATACAAgtgtgataataaaataatattttttatagatttttaaataatttacatgccTAATGAAATTTGCTAGTAAATTTGCAGAAAAAATGCATACCTACAGCAACAGCGAAAGGACCTTGTCACACGTGCGTTTGTAATTCAGAAGCTGTGTTTGAATGTCACGCTACTTGTCAGATACCGAAAAATGGTGagccaataataaaaacatttaagataCATCCacgatcttattttttattaaatccttaagtgataaacattttttttttaatatttttccacaGTGAATCCAAGAAAATCTGTCAAAGACGAATGTCAAACGTATATGATGTATAAATTAGGAGAACTCTTCTGTACGTGTAACTATAATGGAAGATGGATGTCTTATAACTGCAGAGAAACTTTTCAATATCTTCGAACCAATGAAATTATGGCCAAAGATACCTTAAGATCAAATATTACTTGCACGCCTAACGCCTTATTCTTGGTAGATTGTAACGTTTGTCACTGCGATGATTCAGGTATCATAAAATCATCATTATGCACGAAAAGACCATGCTTCGGAGGACACAAAGCTGATTTCTGCAATTTTGGAGATTTCCTTCGAACCAATGAAGAGATATGTATTTGTAGCGATATTAATTACTACATCGACCGACTTTGTGTTAAAGTAGACGGGGAAACAATCcaagaattaaataattcaaaaatcgaTCAAATAATCCAAAATATAAATCCGAACCGTAAAAGTATGACGAATGATACCTGCTTTCCgtatcaaaaatatacaatagattGCAACAGCTGCATTTGTGACAGTGAAGGAGAATTATTTTGTAcacataaaatttgtaaaagtcagaaattaaaatcaaaaactaaatataggGATAATGATTTCTTTAAGTTAACTGAAGTTGAACACGAGAAAGATGATTGCAATCCTGgacaaaaatatagatttaaatgcAACACATGTGTTTGTACTCTAAAGAAGACTTTATCTTGTACCACGATGGTTTGTTTAGAGGATTTTAATGATTAACttattttcaacatattttcATTCTCATAAACGGTTCAAACGATTAAGAAGCTAAATAAAATACTGACTCCAATTTGGTTTACagtcattgttaaatataatacgttTCGTCATTCAATGatcatcgttttatttttaatggtacACTTGCCCAATTTTTACAAACATCTTCCACATGTTCCAATTT is a window encoding:
- the LOC125073267 gene encoding uncharacterized protein LOC125073267 isoform X3, translated to MKWVVIASFIVCLATLSKGSALRSTPQSNDAASSKYTARRVSNKLPVGLECLPGSRWKSKCNSCTCSEDGRPACTDMACPGQEDEPELTCSPDTAWQVECNTCSCSSEGHAMCTKMGCGLFIATDFNPSGDENEDDKSELHVSLNRRIRATSQGTQKACQPGQEFRMDCNKCLCNNEGQDYSCTRIDCLALNSNGNSGVRTKREATTNVKTECEPGSVFNQGCNLCRCTDDGNHATCALKRCKEDANETDKNLPESDPSFRCNPGEQYKRDCNDCTCSADGKSVFCTLRFCDQDLAPTI